From the genome of Denticeps clupeoides chromosome 4, fDenClu1.1, whole genome shotgun sequence, one region includes:
- the cul1a gene encoding cullin-1a: protein MSSNRGQNPHGLKQIGLDQIWDDLRAGIQQVYTRQSMAKSRYMELYTHVYNYCTSVHQSNQARGAGVPPSKPSKKAPATGGAQFVGLELYKRLKEFLKNYLTNLLKDGEDLMDESVLKFYTQQWEDYRFSSKVLNGICAYLNRHWVRRECDEGRKGIYEIYSLALVTWRECLFRPLNKQVTNAVLKLIEKERNGETINTRLISGVVQSYVELGLNEDDAFAKGPTLSVYKEYFETQFLADTERFYTRESTEFLQQNPVTEYMKKAEARLLEEQRRVQVYLHESTQDELARKCEQVLIEKHLEIFHTEFQNLLDADKNEDLGRMYNLVSRITDGLGELKKLLETHIYNQGLAAIEKCGEAALNDPKMYVQTILDVHKKYNALVMSAFNNDAGFVAALDKACGRFINNNAVTKMVQSSSKSPELLARYCDSLLKKSSKNPEEAELEDTLNQVMVVFKYIEDKDVFQKFYAKMLAKRLVHQNSASDDAEASMISKLKQACGFEYTSKLQRMFQDIGVSKDLNEQFKKHLSNSEPLDLDFSIQVLSSGSWPFQQSCTFALPSELERSYQRFTAFYASRHSGRKLTWLYHLSKGELVTNCFKNRYTLQASTFQMAILLQYNTEDVYTVQQLTDSTQIKIDILVQVLQILLKSKLLVLEDENANVDEVEFKPDTLIKLFLGYKNKKLRVNINVPMKTEQKQEQETTHKNIEEDRKLLIQAAIVRIMKMRKVLKHQQLLAEVLNQLSSRFKPRVPVIKKCIDILIEKEYLERVDGEKDTYSYLA, encoded by the exons atgTCATCCAACCGTGGCCAGAACCCTCATGGACTCAAGCAGATTGGGCTGGACCAGATATGGGATGACCTTCGGGCGGGAATACAGCAGGTGTACACCAGACAGAGCATGGCCAAGTCGCGATATATGGAGCTCTACAC GCACGTGTACAATTACTGCACGAGCGTACACCAGTCCAACCAGGCCCGCGGGGCGGGCGTACCCCCTTCCAAGCCTTCCAAGAAGGCCCCGGCGACAGGGGGAGCCCAGTTTGTTGGGCTTGAACTGTACAAGAGGCTCAAAGAGTTTCTAAAGAACTACCTGACCAACCTGCTCAAG GACGGAGAGGATTTGATGGATGAGAGCGTGCTGAAGTTCTACACCCAGCAATGGGAGGATTACAGGTTCTCCAGCAAGGTTCTGAACGGTATCTGTGCCTACCTCAACCGCCACTGGGTCCGGCGTGAATGTGACGAGGGACGCAAAGGGATCTATGAAATTTATTCG CTTGCCCTTGTCACGTGGCGCGAGTGCTTGTTCAGGCCTTTAAATAAACAG GTCACTAATGCAGTGTTGAAGCTGATCGAGAAGGAACGGAACGGGGAGACCATCAACACCAGGCTCATCAGCGGAGTTGTCCAGTCTTATG TTGAACTGGGTTTAAATGAGGATGACGCGTTTGCCAAAGGCCCCACTCTGTCTGTCTACAAGGAGTATTTCGAGACCCAGTTCCTCGCTGACACAGAGCGCTTCTACACCAGGGAAAGCACAGAATTCTTGCAGCAGAATCCGGTTACTGAGTACATGAAGAAG GCGGAGGCTCGTCTGTTGGAAGAACAGAGGAGGGTGCAGGTCTACCTCCACGAGAGCACACAGGACGAACTGGCCAGGAAATGTGAGCAGGTTCTCATTGAGAAACACCTGGAGATTTTCCACACAGAGTTCCAGAACCTTCTGGACGCCGACAAGAACGAGG ATCTAGGCAGGATGTATAACCTGGTATCCCGGATCACAGACGGTTTGGGCGAGCTAAAGAAACTTCTAGAGACGCACATCTATAACCAGGGCCTGGCTGCCATCGAGAAGTGTGGAGAAGCAGCCCTTAAT GATCCCAAAATGTATGTTCAGACTATCTTGGACGTTCATAAGAAGTACAATGCTCTTGTGATGTCTGCCTTCAACAATGATGCAGGGTTTGTGGCAGCGCTGGACAAG GCCTGTGGGCGCTTCATTAATAACAACGCAGTCACTAAGATGGTGCAGTCATCCAGCAAATCACCAGAACTGCTGGCCAGATACTGTGACTCCCTCCTCAAGAAGAG CTCCAAGAACCCTGAGGAGGCTGAGCTGGAGGACACACTTAACCAAGTG ATGGTCGTTTTCAAATACATTGAGGACAAAGACGTCTTTCAAAAGTTCTATGCTAAGATGCTGGCCAAGAGGCTTGTCCACCAGAACAGTGCCAGTGATGATGCAGAAGCCAGCATGATCTCCAAACTGAAG CAAGCCTGTGGCTTTGAATACACGTCCAAACTCCAACGCATGTTCCAGGACATTGGTGTCAGTAAAGACCTGAATGAACAGTTCAAGAAACACCTCAGCAACTCTGAGCCATTAGACT TGGATTTCAGTATTCAGGTGCTCAGCTCTGGCTCCTGGCCATTCCAGCAGTCCTGCACATTCGCTCTGCCTTCTGAG CTGGAGAGAAGTTACCAAAGGTTCACGGCCTTCTACGCGAGCCGACACAGCGGCCGCAAGCTCACCTGGCTCTACCACCTGTCCAAGGGAGAGCTGGTGACCAACTGCTTCAAGAACAGATACACTTTACAG GCCTCCACGTTTCAGATGGCCATCCTACTACAGTACAACACAGAGGACGTCTACACGGTCCAGCAGCTGACCGACAGCACACAgattaaaatt GACATATTGGTGCAAGTTTTGCAAATCTTATTGAAATCCAAATTGTTG GTCTTGGAAGATGAAAATGCCAACGTGGATGAAGTAGAGTTCAAGCCTGACACTTTGATAAAGCTGTTTTTGGGATACAAGAA CAAGAAGCTGCGAGTGAACATTAACGTGCCAATGAAGACCGAGCAGAAACAAGAGCAGGAGACCACCCACAAGAACATAGAGGAAGACCGGAAACTACTGATACAG GCGGCCATTGTGAGAATTATGAAGATGAGGAAGGTCCTAAAACATCAGCAGCTCCTAGCAGAGGTGCTCAACCAACTCTCCTCCCGATTCAAACCCAGAGTCCCAGTTATCAAG AAATGCATAGACATCCTCATAGAAAAGGAGTATCTGGAGAGAGTAGATGGAGAGAAGGATACTTACAGCTACTTGGCTTAA
- the cntnap2b gene encoding contactin-associated protein-like 2b encodes MRRRRLPGPAAALLLWTLGVLDGAAAQKCDEVLATPLPYSAFSASSVVSSDYGAGYAKLNRRGGAGGWVPLNSDRYQWLQIDLKARKQITAIATQGRYSSSDWTKQYRFLYSDTGSNWRAYCQDGNIWTFAANRNSDRSVRHDLQYSIVARFLRFIPMDWSEEGRIGLRVEVYGCSYWSDVISFDGQGVISYRFRAKKMKILKDLISLKFKTTKGDGVLLHGEGQQGDYLTLELKRAKLLLQINLGSNQYGSILGHTAVSSGSLLDDDHWHSVVIERYRRNVNFTLDQHTQSFRTNGEFDHLDLDYEISFGGIVSSSKPSSAGGDHFVGCMEEIFYNGNNITNLVRRKKTDTSSFRNLTFSCAESRTFPVFFNATSFLLLTGRTDFDTMSVSLMFRTWNPNGLLLFTPLLYGGVEVSLTEGKVTVHIYVTQKQNTRVDISSGSGLNDGQWHSVHLLALESFAMLTINGDETSSVRATIPIQIHTGGSYYFGGYFPRTTLSPTQRSFQGCMQLIHVDDQLVDLQAVEQGAPGTFENIGLNMCAIIDRCVPNHCEHGGRCSQTWDTFSCACEGTGYTGATCHTPVHEQSCEAYKHLGKTSDMYWIDPDGSGPLEPFKVNCNMTEEKVWTTVANDLLAQSPVGSGEDLEMVTVHLNYSMSSEQLNTITSSAEHCEQHVAYGCRMSRLLNTPEGSPYTWWVGRGNEKHFYWGGSGPGVQKCACGIERNCTDPKYFCNCDADQRQWREDSGVLMYKDHLPVSHMVVGDTSRPGSEAKLTVGPLRCQGDRDYWNTASFNTPASYLHFPTFQGETSADISFYFKTSSTYGVFLENLGSSDFIRLELKSPTAVSFSFDVGNGPVELTVRSPTPLNNDKWHKVEAERNIKEAVLQLDRRYREVRLAPPQGHTRLQLYSQLFVGAASGQRGFLGCVRSLKMNGVTLDLEERARVTPGVKPGCSGHCSSYGVHCQNGGKCVEKYNGYSCDCSLTAFDGPFCTEDVGGYFETGTLVRYDLMSDSGSLSLKEDKGLLGPLTTEANLTQEELTFSFSTSNAPSVLVYISSRTQDYLAVVLRHNGTLQIRYNLGGLREPFTISQDTRNMANGQPHNVNISRQDRIIQLQLDHYPSISYSLPESSDTEFNLVKTIFLGKVFETGQIDPVIIEKYNTPGFVGCLSRVQFNRVAPLKAALRSGISSTASVQGVLVESNCGASPLTIPPMSAAYDPWHPESVGAQFPFSEEAVSQDGLNRNSAIIGGVIAVVIFIVLCTLVFLVRHMFRHKGSYHTNEAKGAESADCADAAIIVNDPAFSETIDESKKEWFI; translated from the exons AGAAGTGTGATGAGGTCTTGGCAACCCCATTACCGTACAGTGCATTCTCTGCATCCTCTGTTGTTTCCAGTGATTATGGAGCTGGATATGCTAAACTGAACAGGAGAGGAG GTGCTGGGGGGTGGGTCCCCTTGAACTCTGACAGGTACCAGTGGCTGCAGATTGACCTGAAAGCCAGGAAGCAGATCACTGCCATAGCAACACAGGGCAGATACAGCAGCTCTGATTGGACAAAGCAGTATCGGTTTCTCTACAGTGACACAGGCAGCAATTGGAGAGCATACTGCCAAGATGGTAACATTTGG ACATTTGCAGCTAATCGCAACTCTGACAGGTCAGTTCGCCATGACCTTCAGTATTCCATTGTGGCACGGTTTTTGCGTTTTATTCCCATGGATTGGAGTGAAGAAGGCCGAATCGGATTGCGGGTGGAAGTATACGGCTGCTCCTACT GGTCAGATGTAATCAGCTTTGATGGTCAGGGAGTGATATCATATCGCTTCAGGGCGAAGAAGATGAAGATCCTGAAAGACCTTATCTCTCTGAAGTTCAAGACTACCAAAGGGGACGGGGTGCTCCTGCATGGGGAGGGTCAGCAGGGGGATTATCTCACGCTGGAGCTCAAGAGAGCCAAGCTGTTGCTGCAAATCAACCTGG GCAGCAATCAGTACGGCTCCATTCTTGGACACACGGCCGTGTCCAGCGGAAGCCTTCTGGACGATGACCACTGGCACTCGGTGGTGATTGAGCGCTACAGGAGGAATGTGAATTTCACCCTTGACCAGCACACACAGAGCTTCCGTACCAATGGGGAATTTGACCACCTTGACTTGGACTATGAG ATTAGCTTTGGTGGAATAGTTTCTTCATCTAAGCCAAGCTCAGCAGGAGGAGATCACTTTGTCGGCTGCATGGAAGAGATATTCTACAATGGCAACAACATCACTAATCTGGTTCGCAGGAAGAAAACGGATACATCAAGTTTC CGAAACCTGACCTTCTCCTGTGCGGAGTCCCGTACTTTTCCGGTGTTTTTCAATGCGACCAGCTTTCTGCTCCTCACTGGTCGGACTGACTTTGACACCATGTCAGTGAGTCTGATGTTTCGTACCTGGAATCCCAATGGCCTTCTGCTCTTCACTCCACTTTTGTATGGGGGAGTGGAGGTCAGCCTGACGGAGGGCAAGGTCACAGTTCACATCTATGTCACACAGAAACAGAATACACGAGTGGACATATCCTCAG GCTCCGGTCTTAACGACGGCCAGTGGCATAGTGTCCACCTGCTGGCGCTGGAGAGTTTTGCCATGCTGACTATCAACGGGGATGAGACTTCGTCTGTGAGAGCAACCATCCCCATCCAGATCCATACAGGGGGCTCCTACTACTTTGgag GCTACTTCCCCAGAACCACCTTGTCTCCCACGCAGAGGTCCTTCCAGGGCTGCATGCAGCTGATCCATGTTGACGACCAGCTAGTCGACCTACAGGCTGTGGAACAGGGAGCACCAGGGACATTTGAGAACATCGGCCTCAATATGTGTGCCATCATAGACCG CTGTGTGCCCAACCACTGTGAGCATGGAGGCCGATGTTCTCAGACATGGGACACGTTCAGCTGCGCCTGTGAAGGGACAGGTTACACTGGAGCCACTTGTCACACAC CTGTGCATGAACAGTCTTGTGAAGCCTACAAGCATTTGGGCAAGACATCTGACATGTACTGGATTGATCCAGATGGCAGCGGACCACTGGAACCATTTAAAGTGAACTGCAACATGACAG AGGAGAAGGTGTGGACAACTGTGGCAAATGACCTGCTTGCCCAGAGTCCAGTGGGCTCAGGAGAAGACCTGGAGATGGTGACTGTACACCTGAACTATAGCATGTCTTCTGAGCAG TTGAACACCATTACCAGCAGTGCAGAACACTGTGAGCAGCACGTGGCCTATGGCTGCCGCATGTCACGCTTGCTCAATACGCCAG AGGGATCTCCATACACATGGTGGGTTGGCAGAGGCAACGAGAAGCACTTCTACTGGGGAGGATCCGGACCGGGCGTCCAAAAATGTGCCTGTGGGATTGAGCGCAACTGCACCGACCCCAAGTACTTCTGCAACTGTGACGCTGACCAGAGACAGTG GAGAGAGGATTCTGGGGTTCTCATGTACAAGGACCATTTGCCTGTGAGTCACATGGTCGTCGGGGACACCAGCCGGCCTGGATCTGAGGCGAAACTCACTGTGGGACCATTGCGTTGCCAAGGAGACC GTGACTATTGGAACACAGCATCTTTCAACACTCCTGCCTCCTATCTACACTTCCCTACCTTCCAAGGAGAAACCAGTGCAGACATTTCCTTCTACTTTAAGACTTCGTCCACCTATGGCGTTTTTCTGGAAAATTTGGGCAGCTCAGACTTTATTCGCCTGGAGTTAAAAT CGCCTACTGCTGTTTCGTTCTCTTTCGATGTGGGAAACGGGCCTGTGGAGTTAACCGTGCGATCGCCCACGCCCCTTAACAATGACAAGTGGCACAAGGTGGAGGCAGAACGCAACATCAAGGAAGCGGTGCTGCAACTGGACCGGCGCTACAGAGAGGTCCGGTTAGCTCCACCCCAGGGCCACACTCGTCTGCAGCTCTACAGTCAACTCTTTGTGG GCGCTGCCAGTGGGCAAAGAGGATTTTTGGGTTGCGTTCGTTCTCTGAAGATGAATGGGGTGACCCTAGACTTGGAAGAGAGAGCAAGGGTCACACCTGGGGTTAAGCCTGGCTGCTCAGGTCACTGCAGCAGCTATGGAGTGCACTGCCAAAATGGCGGCAAATGTGTGGAGAAGTACAATGGCTACTCGTGTGACTGCTCACTCACTGCTTTTGATGGGCCTTTCTGCACAGAAG ACGTAGGGGGTTACTTTGAGACGGGAACTCTGGTCCGATACGATCTCATGTCAGATTCAGGCAGCCTGTCTCTCAAGGAAGATAAAGGTCTATTGGGACCTCTGACCACTGAGGCCAATCTTACTCAAGAGGAGCTCACCTTCAGTTTCAGCACCTCCAATGCCCCCAGTGTCCTTGTCTACATCAGCTCCAGGACCCAGGACTACTTGGCTGTAGTTCTGCGCCACAATG GCACCTTACAGATCCGCTACAATCTTGGGGGACTGAGGGAGCCATTCACCATCAGCCAAGACACCCGAAACATGGCTAATGGACAGCCCCACAACGTCAACATCTCCAGACAGGACAGGATCATACAGTTACAG CTGGACCATTACCCATCCATCAGCTACAGTCTACCAGAGTCCTCCGACACCGAGTTCAACCTTGTCAAAACTATTTTCCTGGGGAAGGTTTTTG AAACAGGCCAGATCGACCCCGTCATCATTGAGAAGTACAATACCCCGGGCTTCGTGGGCTGCCTCTCCCGGGTGCAGTTTAATCGAGTAGCTCCCCTGAAGGCTGCCCTCCGCTCGGGCATATCCTCCACCGCCTCGGTCCAGGGGGTGCTGGTGGAATCCAACTGTGGCGCCTCCCCACTCACAATTCCACCCATGTCAGCCGCTTACGACCCCTGGCACCCTGAATCAG TTGGTGCCCAGTTCCCATTCAGCGAGGAGGCTGTGAGTCAGGATGGTCTAAACAGAAACTCTGCGATTATCGGTG GCGTCATCGCCGTGGTGATCTTCATCGTCCTCTGCACCCTGGTGTTTTTGGTCCGGCACATGTTCCGTCACAAGGGGTCCTACCACACCAACGAGGCCAAGGGGGCCGAGTCAGCTGACTGCGCCGACGCCGCCATCATAGTCAACGACCCGGCCTTCTCAGAGACAATTGACGAGAGCAAAAAAGAGTGGTTCATATGA